One segment of Gopherus flavomarginatus isolate rGopFla2 chromosome 8, rGopFla2.mat.asm, whole genome shotgun sequence DNA contains the following:
- the CLIC2 gene encoding chloride intracellular channel protein 2 isoform X1, protein MASQRHSPRREPEIELFVKAGLDGENIGNCPFCQRLFMVLWLKGVKFNVTTVDMTRKPEELKSLAPGTNPPFLLFNKELKTDFIKIEEFLEQTLAPPKYPHLSPKYKESFDVGSNIFAKFSAYIKNPHKEANENFEKALLREFKRLDTYLNNPLPEEIDQDSTEEVLVSKRKFLDGNRLTLADCNLLPKLHIIKIAAKKYRNFEIPAEMTGVWRYLHNAYSRDEFSHTCPANEEIERTYASVAKKMT, encoded by the exons GCTGGCCTGGATGGCGAGAACATTGGGAATTGTCCCTTCTGCCAGCGTCTCTTTATGGTTCTGTGGCTCAAAGGAGTCAAATTCAATGTGACCACAGTGGACATGACAAG GAAACCTGAAGAGCTGAAATCTCTGGCTCCAGGGACTAACCCTCCATTCTTATTGTTCAACAAGGAGCTGAAAACAGACTTCATTAAGATAGAGGAGTTCCTGGAGCAGACGCTGGCGCCTCCTAA GTACCCACACCTAAGCCCCAAATACAAGGAGTCCTTTGATGTGGGCAGCAACATTTTTGCCAAGTTCTCTGCATACATCAAGAatccccacaaggaagcgaatgAGA ATTTTGAGAAGGCTTTGCTGAGGGAGTTCAAACGCCTGGATACCTACCTGAACAACCCGCTCCCTGAAGAAATCGACCAGGACAGTACTGAAGAAGTCCTGGTCTCCAAGAGGAAGTTCCTGGATGGGAACAGGCTAACATTAGCTGACTGCAATCTGCTGCCCAAGCTGCACATCATCAAA ATTGCTGCCAAGAAATACCGTAACTTTGAGATCCCGGCGGAAATGACAGGCGTCTGGCGCTACCTCCACAATGCCTACTCCCGTGATGAGTTCAGCCACACATGCCCAGCCAACGAGGAGATAGAACGCACCTATGCCAGTGTTGCCAAGAAGATGACCTAG
- the CLIC2 gene encoding chloride intracellular channel protein 2 isoform X2, with translation MASQRHSPRREPEIELFVKAGLDGENIGNCPFCQRLFMVLWLKGVKFNVTTVDMTRYPHLSPKYKESFDVGSNIFAKFSAYIKNPHKEANENFEKALLREFKRLDTYLNNPLPEEIDQDSTEEVLVSKRKFLDGNRLTLADCNLLPKLHIIKIAAKKYRNFEIPAEMTGVWRYLHNAYSRDEFSHTCPANEEIERTYASVAKKMT, from the exons GCTGGCCTGGATGGCGAGAACATTGGGAATTGTCCCTTCTGCCAGCGTCTCTTTATGGTTCTGTGGCTCAAAGGAGTCAAATTCAATGTGACCACAGTGGACATGACAAG GTACCCACACCTAAGCCCCAAATACAAGGAGTCCTTTGATGTGGGCAGCAACATTTTTGCCAAGTTCTCTGCATACATCAAGAatccccacaaggaagcgaatgAGA ATTTTGAGAAGGCTTTGCTGAGGGAGTTCAAACGCCTGGATACCTACCTGAACAACCCGCTCCCTGAAGAAATCGACCAGGACAGTACTGAAGAAGTCCTGGTCTCCAAGAGGAAGTTCCTGGATGGGAACAGGCTAACATTAGCTGACTGCAATCTGCTGCCCAAGCTGCACATCATCAAA ATTGCTGCCAAGAAATACCGTAACTTTGAGATCCCGGCGGAAATGACAGGCGTCTGGCGCTACCTCCACAATGCCTACTCCCGTGATGAGTTCAGCCACACATGCCCAGCCAACGAGGAGATAGAACGCACCTATGCCAGTGTTGCCAAGAAGATGACCTAG